The Nocardioides humi genome includes a region encoding these proteins:
- a CDS encoding ATP-binding cassette domain-containing protein, producing the protein MLELRGVTAGYGRTRVLADVTVEVPRGGAVAIMGHNGAGKTTLLRVAVGLLPVMSGQVLLDGADVTRLRPNRRVARGLGYVPQGQLSFPQMTTLENLQLVSTDRAAIDGVLDTFPALRGLLARRAGLLSGGQRQQLAIARTLLTGPRMLILDEPTEGIQPNVVAEIESVVTALTARGDLSVLLVEQHVGFALRSTGSYYVLESGRITSSGAGGPDALDAVRAAMAV; encoded by the coding sequence ATGCTTGAGCTGCGGGGAGTGACGGCCGGGTACGGCCGGACCCGGGTGCTGGCGGACGTCACTGTGGAGGTCCCCCGGGGCGGCGCGGTGGCGATCATGGGCCACAACGGCGCCGGGAAGACCACACTGCTGCGCGTGGCCGTCGGCCTGCTGCCGGTGATGAGCGGCCAGGTGCTCCTCGACGGCGCGGACGTGACCCGGCTGCGGCCCAACAGACGGGTGGCCCGGGGCCTCGGCTACGTGCCGCAGGGACAGCTCTCGTTCCCGCAGATGACCACGCTGGAGAACCTCCAGCTGGTCAGCACCGACCGCGCGGCCATCGACGGTGTGCTCGACACCTTCCCGGCGCTGCGGGGCCTGCTGGCACGGCGGGCCGGGCTGCTCTCCGGAGGCCAGCGCCAGCAGCTCGCCATCGCCCGTACCCTGCTGACCGGGCCGCGGATGCTGATCCTCGACGAGCCCACGGAGGGCATCCAGCCCAATGTCGTCGCCGAGATCGAGTCCGTGGTGACCGCGCTGACGGCGCGGGGCGACCTGTCGGTGCTGCTGGTCGAGCAGCACGTCGGGTTCGCGCTGCGCAGCACCGGCTCCTACTACGTCCTGGAGTCGGGTCGGATCACCTCCTCGGGC